One Gossypium hirsutum isolate 1008001.06 chromosome A11, Gossypium_hirsutum_v2.1, whole genome shotgun sequence genomic window carries:
- the LOC107901893 gene encoding serine hydroxymethyltransferase 1, mitochondrial, which translates to MAMAMALRRLSSSIDKPLRPFFNAPSLYYMSSLPNEAVYEKEKPGVTWPKQLNAPLETVDPEIADIIELEKARQWKGLELIPSENFTSVSVMQAVGSIMTNKYSEGYPGARYYGGNEYIDMAETLCQKRALEAFRLDPEKWGVNVQPLSGSPSNFQVYTALLKPHDRIMALDLPHGGHLSHGYQTDTKKISAVSIFFETMPYRLNENTGYIDYDQLEKSATLFRPKLIVAGASAYARLYDYARIRKVCDKQKAIMLADMAHISGLVAAGVIPSPFEYADVVTTTTHKSLRGPRGAMIFFRKGVKGINKQGKEVLYDYEDKINQAVFPGLQGGPHNHTITGLAVALKQATTPEYKAYQEQVLSNCSKFAQTLAAKGYELVSGGTENHLVLVNLKNKGIDGSRVEKVLEAVHIAANKNTVPGDVSAMVPGGIRMGTPALTSRGFVEEDFVKVAEYFDAAVNLAVKIKTETTGTKLKDFVATLQSAHFQSEVAKLRHDVEEYAKQFPTIGFDKETMKYKN; encoded by the exons atggcCATGGCAATGGCGCTTCGACGACTCTCCTCTTCCATTGACAAGCCTCTCCGTCCTTTCTTCAATGCCCCTTCCCTCTATTACATg TCGTCTTTGCCAAATGAAGCTGTGTACGAGAAGGAGAAACCTGGCGTCACT TGGCCAAAGCAACTGAATGCTCCACTTGAAACCGTTGATCCTGAAATTGCTGACATCATCGAGCTTGAAAAAGCGCGCCAATGGAAG GGACTTGAACTCATTCCATCGGAGAACTTCACTTCGGTGTCAGTGATGCAAGCAGTTGGGTCTATCATGACCAACAAGTACAGTGAAGGGTATCCCGGTGCTAGATACTATGGAGGGAATGA GTACATCGACATGGCAGAGACATTGTGTCAGAAGCGTGCTTTGGAAGCATTCAGGTTAGATCCTGAAAAATGGGGAG TAAATGTGCAGCCCCTTTCTGGTTCTCcttccaattttcaagtttacaCTGCACTCTTAAAGCCTCATGACAGAATTATGGCACTTGATCTTCCCCATGGTGGCCATCTCTCTCATGGTTATCAG ACGGACACCAAAAAGATATCTGCTGTGTCCATATTTTTTGAGACAATGCCATATCGGTTGAATGAAAACACTGGCTATATCGACTATGATCAG TTGGAGAAGAGTGCAACTCTTTTCAGGCCAAAATTAATAGTTGCTGGTGCCAGTGCTTATGCACGTCTGTATGATTATGCACGCATTCGAAAG GTTTGTGACAAGCAGAAAGCAATAATGTTGGCAGACATGGCACACATCAGTGGTTTGGTTGCAGCCGGTGTTATCCCTTCACCTTTTGAGTATGCCGATGTTGTTACCACCACAACTCACAAATCACTTCGTGGGCCTCGTGGAGCCATGATTTTCTTCAGAAAGGGAGTGAAAGGGATTAACAAACAAGGGAAAGAG GTTCTGTATGATTATGAAGACAAAATCAATCAGGCTGTCTTTCCTGGACTTCAAGGTGGTCCGCACAACCACACAATTACTGGTCTAGCAGTTGCGCTGAAACAGGCAACAACTCCGGAGTACAAGGCCTACCAAGAGCAAGTTCTCAGTAATTGCTCGAAGTTTGCACAG ACTCTGGCTGCAAAAGGATACGAACTTGTTTCTGGTGGAACAGAGAATCATCTAGTTTTGGTTAATCTGAAGAACAAG GGCATTGATGGCTCCAGGGTTGAAAAGGTATTGGAAGCAGTTCATATTGCTGCAAACAAAAACACTGTACCTGGAGATGTGTCTGCTATGGTTCCTGGTGGCATCAGGATGG GAACTCCGGCTCTTACGTCTAGGGGATTTGTTGAGGAGGACTTTGTCAAGGTAGCAGAATACTTTGATGCTGCTGTGAACTTGGCAGTTAAAATCAAGACTGAAACTACAG GGACAAAGTTGAAAGACTTTGTGGCCACACTGCAGTCTGCTCACTTTCAATCTGAGGTTGCAAAACTCCGCCACGATGTTGAGGAGTATGCAAAGCAATTCCCCACAATTGGGTTCGATAAGGAAACCATGAAGTATAAGAACTAA
- the LOC107901902 gene encoding organellar oligopeptidase A, chloroplastic/mitochondrial translates to MASSASVDDNIESNPLLQDFDFPPFDFVEAKHVRPGIRALLKKLESDLDELEKTVEPSWPKLVEPLEKIVDRLTVVWGIVNHLKAVKDTAELRAAIEEVQPEKVKFQLRVGQSKPIYNAFKAIQESPDWKSLNEARKRIVETQIKEAVLNGVSLEDDKREQFNKIEQELERLSHKFSENVLDATKKFEKLITDKKEIEGLPATSLGLAAQTAVSKGHENATAEHGPWMITLDAPCLFAVMQHARNRALREEVYRANITRASTGDLDNTPIINQILKLRMEKARLLNYNNYAEVSMATKMATVDKAEELLEKLRSASWNAAVQDIEDLKSYSKSQGALEADNLSHWDINFWSERLRESKYNINEEELRPYFSLSKVMDGLFKLAKTLFGIDIEPADGLAPVWNKDVRFYRVKDSSGSPIAYFYFDPYSRPSEKREGAWMDEVVSRSRVMSRNGTTPRLPIAHMVCNQTPPFGDKPSLMTFREVETVFHEFGHALQHMLTKQDEGLVAGIRGIEWDAVELPSQFMENWCYHRDTLMSIAKHYETGESLPEEVYLKLLAARTFRAGSLSLRQLRFASVDLELHTKYIPDGSESVFDVDQRVSKKTQVIPPLPEDRFLCGFNHIFAGGYAAGYYSYKWAEVLSADAFSAFEDVGLDNTKAVKETGHKFRETILALGGGKAPSEVFVEFRGREPSPEALLRHNGLLPVAA, encoded by the exons ATGGCTTCTTCAGCTTCTGTTGATGACAACATTGAGTCTAATCCTCTCTTGCAAGATTTTGACTTTCCTCCTTTTGATTTTGTTGAAGCCAAGCATGTTAGGCCTGGGATTCGTGCCTTGTTGAAGAAACTC GAGAGTGATTTGGATGAATTGGAGAAGACAGTAGAGCCTTCGTGGCCGAAGTTGGTGGAGCCATTGGAAAAGATTGTTGATCGGTTGACTGTTGTGTGGGGAATAGTTAATCATCTTAAGGCTGTTAAAGATACAGCTGAGCTCCGTGCTGCCATTGAAGAAGTCCAG CCAGAAAAAGTGAAGTTCCAACTAAGAGTTGGACAAAGTAAACCCATCTACAATGCATTCAAGGCTATTCAAGAATCTCCTGATTGGAAATCACTAAATGAAGCTCGCAAACGTATTGTGGAAA CCCAGATTAAGGAAGCTGTTCTTAATGGTGTTTCACTTGAAGACGATAAACGAGAACAGTTTAACAAAATTGAACAG GAGCTGGAGAGGCTGTCTCACAAATTTAGCGAGAATGTTTTGGATGCCACAAAGAAATTTGAAAAGCTAATAACAGATAAGAAAGAAATTGAGGGTTTGCCTGCAACATCTCTTGGGTTAGCTGCACAAACAGCAGTGTCTAAG GGGCACGAAAATGCTACCGCTGAGCACGGGCCATGGATGATTACATTGGATGCTCCATGTTTGTTTGCTGTTATGCAACATGCACGTAACCGTGCTTTGCGTGAGGAAGTCTACCGTGCTAATATAACTCGAGCATCGACTGGTGATTTGGATAATACACCAATCATCAATCAGATATTGAAGCTTCGGATGGAAAAGGCTAGGCTTCTCAATTACAATAACTATGCTGAG GTAAGCATGGCAACCAAAATGGCTACTGTTGATAAAGCTGAGGAACTATTAGAAAAGCTTCGGAGTGCTTCCTGGAATGCTGCTGTCCAAG ATATTGAAGACCTAAAAAGTTACTCCAAGAGTCAAGGTGCCTTGGAAGCTGATAATTTGAGCCATTGGGACATTAACTTCTGGAGTGAGAGACTTCGTGAGTCAAAATACAACATTAATGAG GAAGAACTCCGGCCATATTTCTCACTTTCGAAAGTTATGGATGGCCTCTTCAAACTTGCTAAGACCCTTTTCGGGATTGATATCGAGCCAGCTGATGGTCTAGCTcct GTTTGGAACAAAGATGTTAGGTTCTACCGTGTCAAAGATTCTTCAGGTAGTCCAATTGCCTATTTCTATTTTGATCCATACTCTCGTCCATCAGAGAAAAGGGAAGGTGCATGGATGGATGAGGTTGTTTCCCGAAGTCGTGTAATGTCAAGGAATGGTACCACGCCAAGGTTGCCTATTGCCCATATGGTGTGCAATCAAACACCACCATTTGGGGACAAGCCAAGCCTCATGACATTCCGTGAA GTTGAGACTGTCTTCCATGAATTTGGACATGCACTTCAGCATATGCTGACCAAGCAAGATGAGGGTCTGGTTGCTGGCATTCGAGGAATTGAGTGGGATGCTGTTGAGTTGCCCTCCCAATTCATGGAGAATTGGTGTTACCACAG GGATACATTGATGAGCATTGCAAAGCATTATGAAACAGGAGAGAGTCTCCCTGAAGAGGTATATTTGAAGCTTCTTGCTGCAAGGACTTTCCGTGCTGGTTCTCTAAGTCTTCGTCAG CTTCGATTTGCTAGTGTGGATTTGGAACTGCATACAAAATACATCCCAGATGGGTCAGAATCTGTTTTTGATGTTGATCAGAGAGTTTCCAAAAAAACACAAGTGATCCCTCCATTGCCAGAAGATAGGTTTCTCTGCGGTTTCAATCATATATTTGCAG GTGGATATGCTGCTGGATACTACAGTTACAAG TGGGCAGAAGTATTGTCTGCAGATGCTTTCTCAGCATTTGAGGATGTAGGACTGGACAACACCAAG GCGGTTAAAGAGACTGGCCACAAGTTCCGAGAGACCATTCTTGCTCTTGGAGGTGGAAAAGCACCATCGGAG GTCTTTGTTGAGTTCCGTGGACGTGAACCTTCACCTGAGGCATTGCTCAGGCATAATGGATTGTTACCAGTTGCAGCCTGA
- the LOC107901910 gene encoding protein BRICK 1, with translation MARAGGITNAVNVGIAVQADWENREFISHISLNVRRLFEFLLQFEATTKSKLASLNEKLDTLERRLELLEVQVGTASANPSLFST, from the exons atggCAAGAGCAGGAGGGATAACGAACGCCGTTAACGTAGGGATAGCAGTCCAAGCCGATTGGGAGAATCGCGAATTCATCTCTCACATTTCCCTCAATGTTCGTCGCCTCTTTGAATTTCTCCTCCAATTCG AGGCTACAACAAAGAGCAAATTAGCATCCTTGAACGAGAAACTGGACACCCTGGAACGTCGTTTGGAGCTTCTTGAAGTTCAAGTTGGAACTGCTTCCGCTAACCCTTCTCTTTTCAGTACGTGA